A stretch of the Planktothricoides raciborskii GIHE-MW2 genome encodes the following:
- a CDS encoding Uma2 family endonuclease: MVAELKSPTKPEIIYPDSDGQPMSDNTEHFQLIVLIKENLEILFSAEQNVFVAGDLLWYTVEGDNQLRQAPDVMVAFGRPKGRRGSYQQWQEENIAPQVVFEILSPGNRPSEMAKKFQFYDRYGVEEYYLYDPDRLDLTGWLRQGEKLAVIDRVSGWVSPRLGIKFELTESGLELIRPDGQKFLTSQELAERAEAESQRAEAESQRAEKAEERVKLLEARLRELNINPEDL; this comes from the coding sequence ATGGTAGCCGAACTAAAATCTCCAACCAAACCAGAAATTATCTATCCCGATAGTGACGGTCAACCTATGTCAGATAATACAGAACATTTCCAACTGATTGTCTTAATCAAAGAAAACTTAGAAATTTTGTTTTCTGCGGAGCAAAATGTATTTGTAGCGGGAGACTTATTATGGTATACCGTAGAAGGGGATAATCAGCTAAGACAAGCCCCAGATGTGATGGTGGCATTTGGGCGACCCAAAGGACGCCGAGGTTCTTATCAACAATGGCAAGAAGAAAATATTGCCCCGCAAGTAGTGTTTGAAATCTTATCTCCGGGAAATCGGCCATCGGAAATGGCGAAAAAATTCCAGTTTTACGATCGCTATGGAGTAGAAGAATACTACCTCTATGACCCCGATCGCTTGGATTTAACTGGCTGGTTGCGTCAAGGGGAAAAATTAGCCGTCATCGATCGCGTATCTGGGTGGGTTTCTCCCCGACTGGGAATTAAATTTGAATTAACTGAGTCAGGACTTGAGTTAATTCGCCCTGATGGACAAAAGTTTTTAACTTCTCAGGAATTAGCTGAACGGGCTGAAGCCGAAAGCCAGCGGGCTGAAGCCGAAAGCCAACGGGCTGAAAAAGCCGAAGAACGAGTTAAACTCTTAGAGGCACGATTGCGAGAATTAAACATTAATCCAGAGGATTTGTAA
- a CDS encoding RtcB family protein codes for MPYEQLKISTPKPVLSWANHELGSEETAMAKNVASLPFVFKHVALMPDVHLGKGALVGSVLATKDAIIPAAVGVDIGCFTGDTLVPLADGKSYSLAELASWGREFVVYSCTNTGRIVAAKAIARLTRRNAPLVKVVLDNGAEILCTPDHQFMLRDGSYREAKDLNNGTSLMPFYSKTYQDGYTLIQQNDSGEYQVFDNGKRGKNYLIDYNTSEKGRAKSKEIANRIYTCETCGDEVKTPIGLHNHRRKEHGYNHKVVEVVSLEEQQDVYCLTVPEYHNFALTAGVFVHNCGMCAVKTPFFADKLEGKLKKIRQDIEAAIPLGFDENKDVDKPASNWQGWRDFKDLHAGVQRLEGKAMKQLGSLGGGNHFIEVCLDTDNQVWLMLHSGSRHIGNMLAQCHIDTAKELARLAGDRLPDPDLAYFVSQTPEFDAYWHDLQWAQNYARKNRDVMMDRFMRIVEKHLAGGKPTKPLLLVNCHHNYAEKETHFGEQVYVTRKGAVRAREEDYGIIPGSMGAKSFIVKGKGCADSYCSCSHGAGRLMSRNKAKKEFTEADLIEQTQGIECRKDRGVLDEIPGAYKPIEQVMENQSDLVEIVATLKQVVCVKG; via the coding sequence ATGCCCTACGAACAACTGAAAATCTCAACGCCCAAACCTGTCTTATCTTGGGCAAATCACGAACTAGGTTCGGAAGAAACTGCAATGGCCAAAAATGTGGCCTCGTTGCCATTTGTGTTTAAGCACGTGGCGCTTATGCCCGATGTTCATTTGGGCAAAGGGGCCTTAGTAGGGTCAGTGCTGGCGACCAAAGATGCGATTATTCCCGCTGCGGTGGGGGTCGATATTGGTTGTTTCACTGGGGATACATTAGTTCCTCTCGCAGACGGCAAATCTTATTCCCTGGCGGAGTTAGCTTCCTGGGGGCGGGAGTTTGTGGTTTACTCCTGTACCAATACAGGACGAATTGTGGCCGCAAAAGCGATCGCTCGTTTGACTCGTCGCAATGCCCCATTAGTCAAAGTGGTTCTCGACAACGGTGCAGAAATCCTATGCACTCCCGACCACCAATTTATGCTGCGTGATGGCAGTTATCGAGAAGCCAAAGATTTAAATAATGGTACATCCTTAATGCCTTTTTATAGCAAAACATATCAGGATGGCTACACTTTAATTCAGCAGAATGATTCCGGTGAATACCAAGTTTTTGACAATGGAAAACGGGGAAAAAATTATCTGATTGACTACAATACCAGCGAAAAAGGAAGAGCAAAAAGCAAGGAAATTGCTAATCGGATCTACACCTGTGAAACCTGCGGAGATGAAGTGAAAACTCCCATTGGATTACATAACCATCGGCGAAAAGAACACGGGTACAACCACAAAGTCGTTGAGGTTGTTTCCCTAGAAGAACAACAAGACGTTTACTGTTTAACCGTTCCCGAATATCATAACTTTGCTCTAACTGCTGGGGTATTCGTTCATAACTGTGGTATGTGTGCGGTAAAAACTCCATTTTTCGCAGACAAACTCGAAGGCAAATTGAAAAAAATTCGCCAGGATATTGAAGCAGCAATTCCTCTGGGTTTTGATGAAAATAAGGACGTGGATAAACCGGCAAGTAATTGGCAGGGATGGCGGGATTTTAAAGACCTTCATGCTGGAGTCCAACGCTTAGAAGGAAAAGCCATGAAACAATTGGGTTCCCTCGGTGGTGGCAACCATTTTATTGAAGTCTGTTTAGATACAGATAATCAAGTTTGGTTGATGTTACATTCCGGTTCTCGGCACATTGGCAATATGTTGGCCCAATGTCATATTGATACCGCCAAAGAATTAGCCCGATTAGCAGGCGATCGCCTCCCTGACCCAGACCTGGCTTATTTTGTCTCCCAAACTCCCGAATTTGATGCCTATTGGCATGATTTACAATGGGCACAAAACTATGCCCGCAAAAATCGCGATGTAATGATGGATCGGTTCATGCGAATTGTGGAAAAACACCTCGCAGGAGGCAAACCCACTAAACCGTTATTACTGGTCAATTGTCATCACAATTACGCTGAAAAAGAAACTCATTTTGGCGAACAAGTCTATGTGACTCGCAAAGGTGCCGTGAGAGCTAGAGAAGAAGATTATGGGATTATTCCCGGTTCAATGGGAGCCAAATCTTTCATCGTCAAAGGCAAAGGTTGTGCTGATAGTTATTGCAGTTGCAGCCACGGCGCCGGTCGTTTAATGTCTAGAAATAAGGCGAAAAAAGAATTCACTGAAGCGGATTTAATTGAACAAACTCAAGGCATTGAATGTCGCAAAGACCGAGGGGTACTGGATGAAATACCTGGAGCTTACAAACCTATCGAGCAAGTGATGGAAAATCAATCAGATTTAGTGGAAATTGTGGCAACCTTGAAACAAGTGGTTTGTGTCAAAGGTTGA
- a CDS encoding NAD(P)/FAD-dependent oxidoreductase, translated as MTMSQKRICILGGGFGGLYTALRLSQFPWNSPDKPEIILVEQNDRFLFSPLLYELLTGELQSWEIAPPFSELLADTTVRFVQGAVTNIDVRSRSVSERESHLVQLNDGPDISCDRLVLALGGETPMDRVPGCADHAIPFRTINDAYRLQEKLRELENSVCDKIRVAIVGSGYSGVELACKLADRLGERGRVRLVEASDSILRSASEFNRTAAMRSLKERGIWIDLETTVDRVEADSISLIYKEQIDNLPVDIVLWTVGTEVSPVVRSLPLKQNQRGQITTTATLQAIDHPDIFVLGDLADCQDASEQRVPSTAQAAIQQADYAAWNIWASLTERPLLPFRYQNLGEMMTLGLDNATLTGLGIKLDGPAAHILRRLIYLYRLPTLDHQLKVGFNWITQPLREMLSS; from the coding sequence CTGACCATGAGCCAAAAACGTATTTGTATCCTCGGTGGAGGCTTTGGCGGTCTATACACTGCTCTAAGATTAAGCCAATTCCCTTGGAATTCACCGGATAAACCAGAAATTATTCTCGTTGAGCAAAACGATCGCTTTTTATTTTCGCCCTTGTTGTATGAATTGCTGACCGGGGAACTGCAAAGTTGGGAAATTGCCCCACCATTTTCTGAACTTTTGGCGGACACAACGGTGCGCTTTGTCCAAGGTGCGGTGACAAATATTGATGTGCGTTCGCGAAGCGTCTCGGAACGAGAATCGCATCTAGTGCAATTAAACGATGGCCCGGATATCAGTTGCGATCGCCTCGTCTTAGCCCTCGGTGGGGAAACCCCAATGGATCGGGTTCCGGGATGTGCTGACCATGCTATTCCCTTCCGCACCATTAATGATGCTTATCGGCTGCAAGAAAAACTCCGAGAGTTAGAAAACTCCGTTTGCGATAAAATTCGCGTTGCCATTGTTGGGAGTGGCTATAGTGGGGTTGAATTAGCCTGTAAATTGGCCGATCGCCTGGGAGAACGGGGTCGAGTTCGGTTGGTGGAAGCCTCGGATAGTATTCTGCGATCGGCTTCGGAGTTTAATCGGACTGCGGCGATGCGATCGCTGAAAGAACGGGGGATTTGGATTGACTTAGAAACCACCGTCGATCGCGTCGAAGCGGATAGCATCTCCTTAATATATAAAGAACAAATCGATAACTTGCCGGTGGATATCGTCCTCTGGACTGTGGGCACCGAAGTTTCCCCCGTGGTGCGATCGCTGCCCCTGAAGCAAAATCAACGGGGTCAAATTACCACCACTGCCACCTTACAGGCGATCGACCATCCCGATATCTTTGTCCTCGGAGACTTAGCGGACTGTCAAGATGCCAGCGAGCAACGGGTTCCCAGCACTGCCCAAGCTGCCATCCAGCAAGCGGACTATGCTGCCTGGAACATTTGGGCCTCTCTCACCGAACGTCCTTTATTACCCTTCCGGTATCAAAATTTAGGGGAAATGATGACATTGGGTTTAGACAACGCCACCCTCACCGGCTTAGGAATCAAACTCGACGGCCCAGCGGCCCATATCCTCCGCCGTCTCATCTATTTATATCGCCTCCCCACCTTAGACCATCAGCTTAAAGTTGGGTTTAACTGGATCACTCAACCACTGCGAGAAATGCTTTCTAGTTAA
- a CDS encoding HAD family hydrolase: MTNPKPKVIFFDAVGTLFGIRGTVGQIYAEIAQSFGVEVAPNLLDRAFRESFRQAPAAAFPHATPREIPRLEFEWWERVASHTFQKAGVQSQFRDFSKFFAELYAYFATSQPWVLYPEVLPTLERCQSAGIELGVLSNFDSRLYAVLKALDLNHFFQSVTISTEVGAAKPDPKIFATALAKHNCLPQEAWHVGDSRQDDYEGANAVGLRGYWLTRG; the protein is encoded by the coding sequence ATGACTAATCCCAAACCAAAAGTTATTTTTTTTGATGCCGTAGGAACGCTTTTCGGCATTCGGGGGACAGTCGGACAAATTTATGCAGAAATTGCCCAATCTTTTGGCGTAGAAGTTGCCCCCAACCTATTAGATCGAGCCTTCCGGGAAAGCTTTCGGCAAGCCCCAGCCGCAGCCTTTCCCCATGCCACTCCCAGAGAAATTCCCCGGTTAGAATTTGAATGGTGGGAAAGGGTCGCCTCCCACACCTTCCAAAAAGCCGGAGTACAATCCCAATTTCGCGACTTTAGTAAATTCTTTGCGGAACTTTACGCCTACTTTGCCACCAGCCAGCCGTGGGTACTTTATCCCGAAGTGCTGCCCACCCTGGAACGGTGCCAAAGTGCTGGCATTGAACTCGGTGTTTTATCTAATTTTGACTCGCGGCTATATGCGGTCTTAAAAGCGCTCGATTTAAATCATTTTTTCCAATCCGTCACCATTTCCACCGAAGTGGGGGCTGCCAAACCTGACCCGAAAATCTTTGCCACCGCTTTGGCAAAACATAATTGTCTGCCCCAGGAAGCTTGGCACGTCGGGGATAGTCGCCAAGACGACTATGAAGGGGCGAATGCCGTTGGTTTGCGCGGCTACTGGCTGACACGGGGTTAG